In a genomic window of Aggregatimonas sangjinii:
- a CDS encoding SusD/RagB family nutrient-binding outer membrane lipoprotein: MKVLKLIIGILVLGVTTSCEITEINVDPDNPSSESINAGAIYPGMIAQTHRNSVALGGRISGIIMQHFEGLDAQQIAYGQYNIGESDIDDLWDFGLYGAGSMRDCFVIIENSDASVSALAKLYMAANLGVATSTWGDVPYSEAFVGDAGNLNPTFDKQTDLYGVIQTLLDEAIASDVSAGIGAFAGSGSTDDINWEGTAHALKARYYIHLTAVNGASAAQSALSEAQQALESTAEQPDFIYSTPPQNGNPLALFDNDRPETLGFSTSLNEMMTDDPRIPFYTTDGQSFAGREGLFWGQLTSPTPLISYWEVKFIEAEALVRTGGSDDDALTALQDAVRSNMLYIGVSEDDASDYVDDLALSGSETDKIETIIVEKYKSLYGNAPFEAWVDFRRTGFPNLTPNPDAVPGVNPSGVIPRRFLYPLSERQTNLENYEAAISAQGGHLLDDDLAVFPRN; encoded by the coding sequence ATGAAAGTACTTAAATTGATAATAGGAATACTAGTTCTTGGCGTGACAACTTCCTGCGAGATTACGGAAATAAATGTAGACCCCGACAATCCATCTTCCGAATCGATAAATGCCGGTGCCATTTATCCAGGTATGATCGCACAGACGCATCGAAATTCAGTTGCCCTCGGCGGAAGGATATCTGGCATAATCATGCAACATTTTGAGGGCCTTGATGCACAGCAAATTGCGTACGGTCAATACAATATAGGAGAAAGCGATATTGATGACTTGTGGGACTTCGGCCTTTACGGTGCGGGATCGATGCGTGATTGCTTCGTGATTATTGAGAACAGCGATGCATCTGTAAGTGCCTTGGCCAAACTATATATGGCCGCCAATTTAGGAGTGGCCACGAGTACCTGGGGCGATGTTCCTTATTCCGAAGCGTTTGTCGGAGACGCAGGCAATCTGAACCCTACCTTCGACAAACAGACCGATTTATATGGCGTCATACAAACCCTATTGGACGAGGCTATCGCAAGTGATGTAAGTGCGGGAATCGGTGCCTTTGCTGGTAGTGGGTCTACAGACGACATCAACTGGGAAGGTACGGCCCATGCCTTGAAAGCGCGATATTATATCCATCTAACGGCAGTCAACGGGGCCTCGGCCGCCCAAAGCGCTTTGTCCGAAGCCCAGCAGGCTCTTGAGAGCACAGCAGAACAGCCTGATTTCATCTACAGCACACCGCCGCAAAATGGTAACCCTTTAGCCCTATTCGATAATGATCGACCTGAAACACTTGGCTTTTCTACTTCTCTCAACGAGATGATGACAGATGACCCGAGAATACCTTTCTACACGACCGACGGACAGTCATTTGCCGGAAGGGAAGGTTTGTTTTGGGGACAATTGACCTCTCCTACTCCTTTAATATCCTATTGGGAGGTGAAATTTATCGAAGCAGAGGCCTTGGTCAGAACCGGAGGTAGCGATGATGATGCTCTAACTGCACTTCAAGATGCCGTAAGGTCGAATATGCTATATATCGGCGTCTCCGAGGACGATGCAAGCGATTATGTGGATGACCTAGCCCTTTCAGGGTCTGAAACCGATAAAATTGAAACTATTATAGTCGAAAAATACAAATCGCTATATGGGAATGCGCCGTTTGAAGCATGGGTCGATTTTCGAAGGACAGGCTTCCCAAACCTAACTCCTAATCCGGATGCAGTACCTGGGGTGAACCCATCGGGGGTAATTCCGCGCAGATTCCTTTATCCCCTTTCCGAGCGCCAAACGAATTTGGAAAATTACGAAGCGGCAATTTCGGCACAGGGCGGGCACTTATTGGATGACGATTTGGCCGTATTTCCTAGAAATTAA
- a CDS encoding SusC/RagA family TonB-linked outer membrane protein: MKKIYSALWMVFLFGISMLSAQEKTITGTVNDEGGLPLPGVNVLVKGTTNGTQTDFDGNYSISADEGQILIFSYLGLKTVEREIGSSNTMNIVLEEDASQLDEVIVVGYGTQSKRNLTDNIAKLTADDIKEVQNPNFQNALVGKAAGVQITQTNGKVEGGINIRVRGAASISGDSQPLYVVDGIPLVDPLSDNDVFVPGAANATGNGAPTNPLLTLSANEIESIDILKDASSAAIYGARGANGVVIITTKKGKQGKANFALNLAQGFSQPTNKRDYLNAAQYIELFTEAGRNSAFFDPDEGQAFVEARFDRYAGDTDWRTGEVDTDWQEESFQDGYQTDVDFSVSGADAKTSYFFSGAYNNSAGIVRGNELEKASARINIDHKLTDKFKAGMNLSFSRAEIDRISNDNAFSTPLQAIAQSPLALTRLPDGTPNASTQYGNFLFDLDNSFFKTIIRRLTGKAYGEYKFTDYLKINSDFAYDFYSQTEDDYDGLNALFQSTSGQSTATDIYSENYIFSNYLTFDKTFNDSHDVNLVLGTEFNKINRRIGSVTSILFPSDAIPTVSSGAEVIAGTGIQRKSTFLSYFARATYSFDNKYLFKASVRRDGSSRFGKNQRFGTFPAFSAGWVLSEENFLKDSQTISFLKLRASWGQLGNAEIGDYPSRYLFSSFSYNKQGGLAPLQPGNDELTWEKSTQTDIGLEFGFFDGIISGEIDYYNKETDNLLFALPLPLSGGAATVNTNAGTLVNKGVEFVLNTRNASTENFTWTTNFNIANNDNEVTALANDNADVITGRNILRVGENLNAFYMIEYAGVDPANGDALYFLNTENTDGTLNRETTNNPNDAERIVAGNPYPEWTAGLTNNINYKNIDFTFTLQGQWGASIFNDAGRFESANGDFFDNQTTDQLRRWQQPGDITDVPEARLFEGNGTARSTRYLDKADFIRLRNISLGYTIPKNALKGVGLSKVRVYVSGLNLLTFTDFEGGWDPESTLDVNGPAQPGIAFYSAPPAKTITLGLNINF, from the coding sequence ATGAAAAAAATCTACTCTGCTTTGTGGATGGTTTTCCTTTTTGGAATTTCAATGCTAAGCGCACAGGAAAAGACCATAACAGGTACTGTAAATGACGAAGGTGGATTACCCTTACCTGGGGTCAATGTCTTGGTAAAAGGAACGACAAATGGCACTCAAACAGACTTTGACGGTAACTATAGTATTAGCGCCGATGAAGGTCAAATACTAATCTTCTCGTATTTGGGTCTTAAAACGGTCGAACGGGAAATCGGCAGCTCCAATACCATGAACATTGTACTGGAAGAAGATGCCTCCCAATTAGACGAGGTAATCGTGGTAGGTTACGGTACCCAGAGCAAGCGCAACCTGACCGATAACATCGCCAAGCTTACTGCCGATGATATCAAGGAGGTTCAAAATCCGAACTTTCAAAATGCCTTGGTCGGTAAAGCCGCCGGAGTTCAGATTACCCAGACCAATGGTAAAGTTGAGGGTGGCATCAACATAAGAGTTCGCGGTGCGGCAAGTATCAGTGGCGATTCACAGCCTTTATATGTGGTAGATGGTATTCCTTTGGTAGACCCACTTAGTGATAATGACGTATTCGTTCCCGGAGCCGCCAATGCTACGGGAAACGGTGCCCCTACCAACCCTTTGCTCACCTTGAGCGCGAATGAGATCGAATCCATAGACATTCTAAAAGATGCTTCTTCTGCGGCCATCTATGGCGCGCGAGGGGCGAATGGTGTGGTAATCATTACGACAAAAAAGGGAAAACAGGGTAAGGCGAATTTTGCCTTGAACCTCGCACAAGGTTTTTCCCAACCCACGAACAAAAGAGATTATTTGAATGCCGCCCAATACATAGAACTGTTTACCGAGGCCGGCAGGAACTCTGCTTTCTTCGATCCCGATGAGGGTCAAGCATTCGTTGAGGCGAGGTTTGACCGGTATGCCGGTGATACCGATTGGAGAACTGGCGAAGTAGACACCGATTGGCAAGAAGAATCCTTTCAAGATGGTTACCAGACCGATGTCGATTTCTCCGTTTCGGGGGCAGATGCCAAAACATCCTACTTCTTTTCAGGAGCCTACAATAATTCGGCAGGTATCGTCAGAGGTAATGAATTGGAGAAGGCCTCGGCACGAATCAATATTGACCATAAACTTACCGATAAGTTTAAAGCGGGTATGAACCTGAGCTTTTCCAGAGCGGAAATCGATCGCATTTCCAATGACAATGCATTTTCTACTCCCCTGCAAGCTATCGCACAATCCCCTCTGGCATTGACTCGTCTTCCGGATGGCACGCCCAACGCAAGCACGCAATATGGGAACTTCCTGTTTGATTTGGACAACTCCTTCTTCAAGACCATTATTAGAAGACTCACTGGCAAAGCCTATGGTGAGTATAAATTCACCGATTATCTGAAAATCAATTCGGATTTCGCTTATGATTTTTACTCCCAAACCGAAGATGATTATGACGGTCTAAATGCATTGTTCCAATCAACAAGCGGGCAGTCTACGGCAACCGATATTTATTCTGAGAACTATATCTTCAGTAATTACCTCACTTTTGACAAGACATTTAACGATTCCCACGATGTGAACTTGGTTTTAGGTACGGAGTTCAACAAAATAAACCGAAGAATTGGTAGCGTAACCAGTATTTTATTTCCCAGCGATGCCATTCCGACCGTCAGTAGCGGTGCGGAGGTAATCGCCGGCACGGGAATTCAAAGAAAAAGTACCTTTCTTTCGTATTTTGCCCGCGCTACTTACTCGTTTGACAATAAATATCTCTTCAAGGCAAGTGTTCGTAGAGATGGATCCTCCAGATTTGGCAAGAATCAAAGGTTTGGTACTTTTCCGGCATTTTCTGCTGGTTGGGTGCTTTCAGAAGAGAATTTCCTAAAAGATTCACAAACGATATCATTTTTAAAACTTCGGGCAAGTTGGGGGCAATTGGGGAATGCGGAAATTGGAGATTACCCTTCCCGATACCTGTTTTCAAGTTTCTCTTACAATAAGCAAGGGGGTCTAGCGCCCTTGCAACCGGGTAACGATGAACTTACTTGGGAAAAGTCGACACAAACTGATATTGGGCTGGAATTTGGTTTTTTTGATGGTATTATTTCTGGTGAAATCGATTACTACAACAAAGAAACCGACAACTTGCTTTTTGCCTTGCCATTGCCCCTTAGTGGAGGAGCTGCAACCGTAAATACCAATGCAGGTACCTTGGTGAATAAAGGTGTGGAATTCGTTCTGAATACCAGGAATGCCAGCACGGAGAATTTCACATGGACCACGAACTTCAACATCGCTAATAATGATAACGAAGTAACCGCTTTGGCCAATGATAATGCCGATGTCATTACAGGACGGAATATTTTAAGGGTTGGCGAAAACTTGAATGCCTTTTACATGATAGAATACGCTGGTGTTGACCCCGCTAATGGGGACGCCTTGTACTTTTTAAATACCGAAAACACCGATGGAACCCTGAATAGGGAAACTACCAACAATCCGAATGATGCCGAAAGAATTGTAGCTGGCAACCCCTATCCGGAATGGACAGCAGGTTTGACGAACAACATCAACTACAAGAATATTGACTTTACGTTTACCCTGCAAGGACAATGGGGCGCCAGTATATTTAATGACGCGGGGCGCTTTGAATCTGCCAATGGAGATTTCTTTGACAATCAGACCACGGATCAGTTGAGAAGGTGGCAGCAACCCGGTGATATTACCGATGTTCCGGAAGCTCGATTATTCGAAGGTAACGGGACGGCAAGGTCTACACGCTATTTGGACAAGGCGGATTTCATAAGATTAAGGAACATTTCATTGGGGTACACCATACCGAAAAACGCTCTCAAAGGTGTAGGACTTAGTAAAGTTAGAGTGTACGTTTCCGGACTGAACCTGCTTACGTTTACCGATTTTGAAGGAGGTTGGGACCCTGAATCCACACTGGACGTAAACGGTCCTGCACAGCCGGGAATTGCCTTCTATTCCGCTCCTCCCGCAAAAACGATCACCTTAGGTCTCAACATTAATTTTTAA
- a CDS encoding RagB/SusD family nutrient uptake outer membrane protein, with protein sequence MKIYSKMITVFLVLATFACENELEFDPTDNLAGESALSTEENIASVLVGVYEELGQDDSYGGQLQILVDLLGNTDQANWEGTFVEPRQAFAKGFLVDNIWVRDVWGNAYEAINQANLVLERLDLITSSAAEKDRIEGEARFLRALAYFDLVRNFGLPFEFGESNGQPGVPLRLTGIIDYLVPINAARNSVQEVYDLILSDATRAYEILPDANDFYADKYAAQALLARVYFQQGDYAQARDAADDVLTNSGNSLDPDFFSAFNNDTDGIEDIFTFQVTSQTGFNDLVVHYASEADGGRGGDITIQDGYLALFDDPNDDRGDFNYINPANGSRLTLKYTNQFGNIPMFRIAEMHLIRLESNFREGTTTGLDPLIEINALRARSGATELAGPLTADVIFNERQRELAFEGFLIHDYKRTKRTVGDLPYNDDSLVFPIPQTEMDTNPLMTQNPGYGG encoded by the coding sequence ATGAAAATATATAGTAAAATGATTACGGTATTTTTAGTCTTGGCCACTTTCGCCTGTGAAAATGAACTTGAATTCGACCCTACCGACAATCTAGCTGGCGAAAGTGCCCTTTCAACCGAAGAAAATATTGCCAGTGTACTCGTGGGGGTGTATGAAGAACTAGGACAGGATGATTCTTACGGTGGACAATTACAGATACTGGTAGACTTACTAGGAAATACCGATCAGGCGAACTGGGAGGGTACCTTTGTAGAACCGAGGCAAGCCTTCGCAAAAGGCTTTTTAGTGGACAACATTTGGGTACGAGACGTTTGGGGCAATGCCTATGAGGCAATAAACCAAGCCAATTTGGTGTTAGAGCGCCTAGACCTGATAACAAGTAGCGCAGCGGAGAAGGACAGAATTGAAGGAGAAGCACGATTCCTGAGGGCTTTGGCGTATTTTGATCTTGTCCGAAATTTTGGACTGCCCTTTGAATTCGGCGAATCGAACGGCCAACCAGGAGTGCCGTTACGCTTAACAGGGATAATAGACTACTTAGTGCCCATCAATGCCGCACGAAATTCTGTTCAAGAAGTATATGACCTCATATTATCGGATGCTACGAGAGCTTATGAAATTCTCCCGGATGCGAACGACTTCTATGCCGATAAATACGCGGCACAAGCCTTGTTGGCAAGGGTATATTTTCAACAAGGTGACTATGCCCAAGCTAGGGATGCCGCCGATGATGTGCTCACCAATAGCGGAAATTCCTTAGATCCTGATTTTTTCAGCGCGTTCAATAATGATACCGATGGTATCGAGGACATTTTTACGTTTCAGGTCACGAGTCAGACTGGTTTTAATGATTTAGTGGTGCATTATGCTTCAGAGGCAGATGGTGGCCGTGGGGGTGATATCACCATTCAAGATGGCTATCTGGCGCTTTTTGACGATCCGAACGATGACCGTGGCGATTTCAATTACATCAATCCGGCCAATGGCAGTAGGCTCACCTTAAAATACACGAACCAGTTTGGAAATATCCCTATGTTCAGAATCGCCGAAATGCATCTGATTCGATTGGAAAGTAATTTCAGGGAAGGCACCACCACAGGCTTAGACCCTTTGATCGAAATAAACGCCCTTAGAGCGCGTTCCGGTGCTACCGAATTGGCAGGACCACTCACAGCGGATGTGATTTTTAATGAAAGGCAGCGTGAATTAGCCTTCGAAGGTTTCTTGATACATGACTACAAAAGAACCAAAAGGACCGTTGGTGATTTACCGTACAATGACGATTCTTTGGTATTCCCCATTCCACAGACCGAAATGGACACCAACCCATTGATGACACAAAATCCCGGCTATGGCGGTTAA
- a CDS encoding alpha/beta fold hydrolase: MLSYTTYEHTSSNEWVTFVHGAGGSSSIWHKQLREFKKHFNVLLLDLRGHGKSKPNLKDVLNDRYTFDVITNDIVEVIDHEKIETSHFIGISLGTILIRNLAERFPDRVSSMIMGGAIMKLDFRSQLLMRLGIIFKSIIPYLWLYKFFAFIIMPNRNHKESRSLFVREAKKLYQKEFIRWFRLTSEINPLLRLFRAADIKIPTLYVMGGEDYLFLPTIEKVVQKHEMSSLVTIQYCGHVVNVEQPNLFNHLVVNYINNLKK, translated from the coding sequence ATGCTGAGTTACACAACTTATGAACATACATCTTCGAACGAATGGGTGACCTTCGTGCACGGGGCAGGGGGAAGTTCTTCAATATGGCATAAGCAGCTACGGGAGTTCAAGAAACACTTTAATGTGCTACTTCTGGACTTGCGGGGGCACGGAAAATCAAAACCCAATCTTAAGGATGTTTTGAACGATCGCTACACCTTTGATGTGATTACCAATGACATCGTTGAAGTGATAGATCATGAAAAAATAGAAACTTCACATTTTATAGGCATTTCTTTGGGTACCATTTTAATCAGGAATCTGGCGGAACGTTTTCCCGATAGGGTATCTAGTATGATTATGGGCGGAGCGATTATGAAGTTGGATTTCAGATCACAATTATTAATGCGCCTTGGAATTATTTTCAAGTCGATCATCCCATACCTTTGGTTGTACAAGTTCTTCGCCTTTATCATCATGCCCAATCGCAATCATAAAGAGTCGAGATCGCTTTTCGTAAGGGAAGCAAAGAAATTGTATCAAAAGGAGTTTATCCGTTGGTTCAGACTTACCTCGGAGATCAACCCCTTGTTGCGATTATTTCGTGCGGCCGATATCAAAATTCCAACCCTTTATGTGATGGGAGGGGAGGACTATCTTTTTTTACCGACAATCGAGAAAGTGGTTCAAAAACATGAAATGAGTAGTTTGGTCACCATACAATATTGTGGCCATGTAGTGAACGTTGAGCAGCCAAATTTATTCAATCATTTGGTCGTCAATTATATCAATAATCTGAAAAAATAG
- a CDS encoding SusC/RagA family TonB-linked outer membrane protein, whose protein sequence is MKKKCNWLCILFLIGFSIALAQEKTVSGTVSDQDGFPLPGVNVLVKGTTNGTQTDFDGNYAIAANEGDVLVFSYIGQKTTEQVVSTSSTLNIQMEEDRQALEEVVVTAQGIKAKPRSLSYSVQSVDSDDITKSRETNLVSALSAKAAGVQVTSSSGSVGASANIRIRGNTSITRSNSPLFVVDGVPIDNSSFSEDPTQTNNNSSLGGSDFSNRAIDINSNDIESVNILKGIAAQTLYGLRAANGVVLITTKKGREGKTTVTLNTSTIFSDYNKGPELQQIYAQGRHNGGQLEYRGPETGEGDSWGPRIADLEFDGDTSYPFDKGGRLVPVGTGNGVAARAYDPYDFFITGEALDLNLAVSGGNENINYRASIGRLIQNGISPNEAFERKTFRLDMQAKLNDKISLDASGQYANSGGFRVQRGSNISGVMLGLLRTAPTFDNGNGLTGQAAADNPATYYYDIEGQELPGQRSYRDGIYNSPYFAVARNKNLDDVNRFIGKLGLTYQLNDWLNFRSTASIDRYTDVRKLGFDVLDASFNNGRVINDVISNQDVNWNFLVNANYDFNDKSGITANIGYDGYYTKNNRQTVLGDGMTIPGFFNLSNVETTQAQELTNAKKLIGAFATATLSYDDMLFLTPAFRNDWSSTLPVGSNTFQSYSVGGSFVFSELLNEDSFINYGKLRGSWGKSGNDAPIYATITNFGGTSVSGDGFIQSVTFPAYDATSFERSSRAGNPDLKPEETTEFEIGAELSMLNSRLRLDFTYYDKETIDQIIPVDAAPSSGFIDRFLNAGVISNTGYELTLSGSPIRTENFNWNMSVNWTTYENVVEELVDGVESITLNGFSGTSSRAIAGESYGSFFGSRFLRNEAGDVLIDDNGYPLQNPEDGLIGDPIPDWIAGLTNSFSYKNFGLSVLFDVRQGGDVWCGTCGIIDYFGVSAATLIRDQTTVFNGVVQSTGAVNTQVVPYSDPTISENNNWWRQYGFGGLSETAVYHASWVRLREVTLSYDFPSKLLDGTFISGISISGFGRNLWLSTDYPGVDPETNLTGDTNGIGLDYFNQPNTRSYGLDVKLNF, encoded by the coding sequence ATGAAAAAGAAATGCAATTGGTTGTGCATACTTTTCCTAATTGGATTTTCAATAGCATTGGCACAAGAAAAAACAGTTTCCGGCACGGTCTCAGACCAAGATGGTTTTCCCCTACCTGGGGTCAATGTCCTGGTCAAGGGAACTACGAACGGGACTCAAACCGATTTCGATGGCAACTATGCCATTGCTGCGAATGAAGGCGATGTATTAGTCTTTTCCTATATCGGTCAAAAAACGACAGAACAAGTGGTAAGTACTTCCAGCACCCTAAATATTCAAATGGAAGAAGACCGTCAAGCCCTTGAAGAAGTCGTCGTTACGGCACAGGGCATTAAAGCGAAACCAAGATCTTTAAGTTATTCCGTACAATCGGTCGACTCCGATGATATTACCAAATCTCGAGAAACGAACCTCGTATCTGCATTAAGCGCTAAAGCTGCGGGTGTTCAGGTAACCTCATCTTCGGGTTCAGTAGGTGCTTCCGCCAATATAAGAATTAGGGGAAATACGTCAATTACACGATCCAATTCGCCCCTATTTGTTGTTGACGGGGTTCCCATTGACAATTCGTCTTTCTCGGAAGATCCAACGCAAACCAATAATAATTCGAGTTTAGGCGGCTCCGATTTTTCGAACCGTGCCATTGATATCAATTCAAACGACATCGAATCCGTTAACATTCTAAAGGGAATAGCGGCGCAAACACTATACGGTCTGCGCGCTGCGAATGGCGTTGTATTGATTACCACCAAAAAAGGAAGAGAGGGAAAAACAACGGTGACCTTAAACACCTCCACTATTTTCTCGGATTACAATAAAGGACCTGAATTGCAACAAATCTATGCCCAAGGTCGCCACAATGGTGGCCAACTCGAATACCGAGGACCGGAAACGGGTGAAGGCGACTCTTGGGGCCCTAGAATTGCAGATTTGGAATTTGATGGCGATACGTCCTACCCTTTTGATAAAGGCGGCAGGTTAGTGCCCGTTGGAACTGGAAATGGCGTTGCAGCAAGAGCGTACGACCCTTACGACTTTTTTATAACCGGTGAAGCCTTGGATCTTAATTTGGCGGTCAGCGGTGGTAATGAGAACATCAATTACAGAGCCTCTATCGGCAGACTTATACAAAACGGGATTTCACCGAATGAAGCCTTTGAAAGAAAAACTTTTCGATTGGATATGCAGGCCAAATTGAACGATAAAATATCGCTTGATGCCTCTGGCCAATACGCAAATTCCGGTGGGTTTAGAGTACAAAGGGGTTCTAATATCTCAGGGGTGATGTTGGGGCTTCTACGTACGGCACCCACCTTTGATAACGGAAATGGTCTTACCGGCCAAGCCGCAGCCGACAATCCCGCAACATACTATTACGATATCGAGGGGCAAGAACTTCCCGGACAAAGAAGCTATCGCGATGGCATATATAACAGTCCGTATTTTGCCGTCGCCAGAAATAAAAATTTAGACGATGTCAATCGTTTTATTGGCAAACTTGGCCTAACCTACCAACTTAATGATTGGTTGAATTTCAGGTCAACGGCTTCTATTGACAGATATACCGATGTACGGAAGTTGGGATTTGATGTGTTGGATGCCAGCTTCAATAACGGTAGGGTCATCAACGATGTCATATCAAACCAAGATGTCAACTGGAATTTTTTGGTAAATGCGAATTACGATTTCAACGACAAGTCAGGTATTACCGCCAACATCGGCTATGATGGGTATTACACCAAAAATAATAGGCAGACCGTTCTTGGCGATGGAATGACGATACCGGGATTCTTTAACCTGAGCAATGTAGAGACCACCCAGGCACAGGAATTAACGAATGCCAAAAAACTTATCGGTGCTTTTGCCACTGCAACCTTAAGCTATGACGATATGCTGTTCCTGACTCCGGCGTTTAGGAATGACTGGTCCTCTACCCTTCCCGTGGGATCCAACACCTTTCAGTCATACTCCGTGGGAGGTAGTTTTGTCTTCAGCGAATTGCTGAACGAAGATTCGTTCATTAATTATGGTAAACTAAGGGGCTCTTGGGGAAAATCGGGAAATGACGCGCCTATTTATGCTACCATTACGAATTTTGGGGGTACATCCGTCAGTGGCGACGGATTCATTCAAAGTGTCACCTTTCCGGCATACGATGCCACTTCTTTTGAAAGATCATCAAGGGCCGGTAATCCGGATTTAAAACCGGAGGAGACCACTGAATTTGAGATAGGTGCCGAGTTATCGATGTTAAACAGTCGATTGAGATTGGATTTCACGTATTATGACAAGGAAACCATAGATCAAATAATTCCGGTAGACGCCGCGCCTTCTTCCGGCTTCATCGATCGTTTTTTGAATGCTGGTGTCATCTCAAATACCGGTTACGAACTCACCTTGAGCGGCAGCCCGATTAGGACCGAGAATTTTAATTGGAACATGAGCGTCAATTGGACTACCTATGAGAACGTGGTGGAAGAATTGGTAGATGGAGTAGAAAGTATTACCCTTAATGGTTTTTCGGGAACGAGTTCGCGTGCTATCGCTGGGGAATCCTATGGCTCTTTTTTTGGTTCAAGATTCCTGAGGAATGAGGCTGGTGACGTTCTCATAGACGATAACGGTTATCCTCTGCAAAACCCTGAAGACGGGCTTATCGGGGATCCGATTCCTGATTGGATCGCCGGCCTTACTAATTCATTTTCCTATAAAAATTTCGGCCTGTCGGTACTTTTTGATGTGAGACAGGGAGGGGATGTATGGTGCGGTACGTGTGGAATTATCGATTATTTCGGTGTATCGGCAGCCACCTTGATTCGAGATCAAACCACCGTCTTTAATGGCGTGGTGCAGTCGACCGGCGCTGTAAACACCCAGGTTGTTCCTTATTCCGATCCCACGATTTCCGAGAACAATAATTGGTGGAGACAATATGGGTTTGGAGGGCTTTCCGAAACGGCCGTATACCATGCCTCTTGGGTGCGTCTTAGGGAAGTAACCCTATCCTATGACTTCCCTTCCAAGTTACTCGACGGCACATTTATTAGCGGTATATCCATATCCGGTTTTGGACGAAACCTATGGTTGAGCACCGACTATCCCGGTGTTGATCCGGAAACCAATTTGACCGGTGATACCAATGGTATCGGTTTGGATTATTTCAATCAGCCAAACACCAGAAGTTATGGCCTCGATGTTAAATTAAATTTTTAA
- the pyrF gene encoding orotidine-5'-phosphate decarboxylase: MTTEELIAQILKKKSFLCVGLDTDIDKIPPHLLNEEDPIFSFNKAIIDATQHLCVGYKPNIAFYEAYGLKGWRALERTIRYLNDNYPEQFTIADAKRGDIGNTSTRYAKAFFENLAFDSVTIAPYMGRDSVEPFLAFKNKHTILLALTSNTGAFDFQTKMMDGREFYKEVLEVSKTYENAENLMYVVGATKAEYLAEIRQIVPDHFLLVPGVGAQGGDLHEVCKYGMNKNIGLLVNSSRGIIYASTGRDFAEKAAEKAAEIQVKMREELGKL; the protein is encoded by the coding sequence ATGACTACAGAAGAATTAATCGCCCAAATACTTAAAAAAAAGTCGTTTCTCTGCGTCGGTTTGGATACGGATATAGATAAGATTCCCCCTCATTTGTTAAATGAGGAAGATCCTATTTTTTCGTTTAATAAAGCGATTATCGATGCCACGCAGCATTTGTGTGTAGGGTACAAACCCAATATTGCTTTTTACGAGGCCTACGGTTTAAAAGGCTGGAGGGCCTTGGAAAGGACGATTCGATATCTAAATGATAACTATCCCGAGCAATTTACCATAGCCGACGCCAAGCGCGGGGATATCGGGAACACGTCTACCCGCTATGCCAAGGCGTTTTTCGAGAACCTGGCATTCGATTCCGTAACCATAGCACCCTATATGGGGCGGGATTCGGTCGAACCATTTTTAGCATTCAAGAATAAGCACACCATTTTATTGGCCTTGACCTCGAATACTGGTGCGTTCGATTTTCAAACGAAAATGATGGATGGAAGGGAGTTTTACAAAGAGGTTCTTGAAGTCTCGAAGACATACGAAAATGCGGAAAACCTCATGTATGTTGTTGGAGCTACAAAGGCGGAGTATCTAGCCGAAATAAGGCAGATTGTGCCCGACCATTTTCTTTTGGTGCCAGGGGTAGGCGCACAAGGTGGCGATTTACATGAAGTTTGTAAATACGGAATGAATAAAAATATAGGTTTGCTGGTTAATTCTTCCCGTGGAATTATCTATGCGTCAACGGGAAGGGATTTTGCAGAAAAGGCAGCGGAGAAGGCAGCGGAAATTCAAGTGAAAATGCGCGAGGAACTTGGTAAGCTCTAA